The Falco peregrinus isolate bFalPer1 chromosome 1, bFalPer1.pri, whole genome shotgun sequence genome has a window encoding:
- the CDK1 gene encoding cyclin-dependent kinase 1 isoform X1: MNPVFFVEENGITGEMDDYTKIEKIGEGTYGVVYKGRHKTTGQVVAMKKIRLESEEEGVPSTAIREISLLKELHHPNIVCLQDVLMQDSRLYLVFEFLSMDLKKYLDTIPSGQYLDRSRVKSYLYQILQGIVFCHSRRVLHRDLKPQNLLIDDKGVIKLADFGLARAFGIPVRVYTHEVVTLWYRSPEVLLGSARYSTPVDIWSIGTIFAELATKKPLFHGDSEIDQLFRIFRALGTPNNEVWPEVESLQDYKNTFPKWKPGSLGTHVKNLDDDGLDLLAKMLIYDPAKRISGKMALNHRYFDDLDKSTLPANLIKKE, encoded by the exons ATGAACcctgttttttttgttgaggAGAACG GGATAACAGGAGAAATGGATGATTACACAAAAATAGAGAAGATTGGGGAAG GTACCTATGGTGTTGTGTATAAAGGTCGTCACAAAACCACAGGCCAAGTGGTGGCAATGAAGAAAATACGTCTAGAAAGTGAGGAGGAAGGCGTTCCAAGTACTGCTATCCGAgaaatttctttattaaaagagCTGCATCATCCCAATATAGTCTG TCTTCAGGATGTTCTTATGCAGGATTCAAGACTGTACCTTGTCTTTGAATTCCTCTCCATGGATCTCAAGAAATACTTGGATACTATTCCATCTGGCCAATATTTGGATCGTTCACGTGTTAAG AGTTACTTGTATCAAATCTTGCAAGGTATTGTCTTCTGCCATTCAAGAAGAGTTCTGCACAGAGACTTAAAACCTCAGAATCTCTTAATAGATGACAAAGGAGTGATTAAACTGGCAGACTTTGGATTGGCCCGAGCCTTTGGAATTCCAGTGCGGGTATACACTCATGAA GTAGTGACACTGTGGTACAGGTCTCCAGAGGTGTTGCTGGGATCTGCTCGTTACTCTACCCCTGTAGATATATGGAGCATAGGTACCATATTTGCTGAGCTGGCAACTAAAAAGCCGCTTTTCCATGGAGACTCAGAGATTGACCAGCTCTTCAGAATCTTCAG AGCTTTAGGGACCCCCAACAATGAGGTATGGCCTGAAGTGGAATCTCTGCAAGACTATAAAAACACTTTCCCAAAATGGAAACCTGGCAGCCTTGGAACACATGTCAAAAACTTAGATGATGATGGGCTTGACCTGCTGGCT aaaatgttaatttatgaTCCTGCAAAAAGAATTTCTGGCAAAATGGCCTTGAACCATCGATATTTTGATGACTTGGACAAATCCACTCTCCCTGCTAATCTGATTAAGAAAGAGTAG
- the CDK1 gene encoding cyclin-dependent kinase 1 isoform X2, with amino-acid sequence MDDYTKIEKIGEGTYGVVYKGRHKTTGQVVAMKKIRLESEEEGVPSTAIREISLLKELHHPNIVCLQDVLMQDSRLYLVFEFLSMDLKKYLDTIPSGQYLDRSRVKSYLYQILQGIVFCHSRRVLHRDLKPQNLLIDDKGVIKLADFGLARAFGIPVRVYTHEVVTLWYRSPEVLLGSARYSTPVDIWSIGTIFAELATKKPLFHGDSEIDQLFRIFRALGTPNNEVWPEVESLQDYKNTFPKWKPGSLGTHVKNLDDDGLDLLAKMLIYDPAKRISGKMALNHRYFDDLDKSTLPANLIKKE; translated from the exons ATGGATGATTACACAAAAATAGAGAAGATTGGGGAAG GTACCTATGGTGTTGTGTATAAAGGTCGTCACAAAACCACAGGCCAAGTGGTGGCAATGAAGAAAATACGTCTAGAAAGTGAGGAGGAAGGCGTTCCAAGTACTGCTATCCGAgaaatttctttattaaaagagCTGCATCATCCCAATATAGTCTG TCTTCAGGATGTTCTTATGCAGGATTCAAGACTGTACCTTGTCTTTGAATTCCTCTCCATGGATCTCAAGAAATACTTGGATACTATTCCATCTGGCCAATATTTGGATCGTTCACGTGTTAAG AGTTACTTGTATCAAATCTTGCAAGGTATTGTCTTCTGCCATTCAAGAAGAGTTCTGCACAGAGACTTAAAACCTCAGAATCTCTTAATAGATGACAAAGGAGTGATTAAACTGGCAGACTTTGGATTGGCCCGAGCCTTTGGAATTCCAGTGCGGGTATACACTCATGAA GTAGTGACACTGTGGTACAGGTCTCCAGAGGTGTTGCTGGGATCTGCTCGTTACTCTACCCCTGTAGATATATGGAGCATAGGTACCATATTTGCTGAGCTGGCAACTAAAAAGCCGCTTTTCCATGGAGACTCAGAGATTGACCAGCTCTTCAGAATCTTCAG AGCTTTAGGGACCCCCAACAATGAGGTATGGCCTGAAGTGGAATCTCTGCAAGACTATAAAAACACTTTCCCAAAATGGAAACCTGGCAGCCTTGGAACACATGTCAAAAACTTAGATGATGATGGGCTTGACCTGCTGGCT aaaatgttaatttatgaTCCTGCAAAAAGAATTTCTGGCAAAATGGCCTTGAACCATCGATATTTTGATGACTTGGACAAATCCACTCTCCCTGCTAATCTGATTAAGAAAGAGTAG